One Yoonia sp. BS5-3 genomic window carries:
- a CDS encoding ABC transporter substrate-binding protein, with the protein MKTKTLAAMALAGAVASGPALADLVIPDLSYRTGPYAAGGTPFSDGYQDYFNLLNARDGGIGGEPVRIVECETGYNTERGVECYESTKGEGALIYQPLSTGITYQLIPKATADEIPIHTMGYGRTSAANGEVFNWVFNYPANYWDAASVAVNYLLDENGGDLNGKSIALVYHNSAYGKEPIRTLEALSDMHGFELSQLAVDHPGQEQKSQWLQIRRERPDYVLMWGWGVMNQVAVQEAANIGFPMENFIGNWWAGAEHDVTPAGAAANGYKSLNMNRVVDYPVLAEITSLVHDAGNAAGDGSNMGSVLYVRGMYAAMLAAEAIAKAQEIHGVADVTPAMVRDGMEALEITDARMAELGMEGIGPEFSVSCADHGGAGQGLVQQWNASSSTWEPLTDFIAPDDAVISPLVAEDSAAFAAENSITPGCL; encoded by the coding sequence ATGAAGACGAAGACACTGGCCGCAATGGCCCTTGCGGGGGCTGTTGCCTCTGGTCCGGCACTGGCGGATCTGGTCATTCCTGATCTGAGCTATCGCACCGGCCCTTATGCGGCGGGGGGCACCCCGTTTTCGGACGGCTATCAGGATTACTTTAATCTGCTCAACGCCCGCGATGGCGGCATCGGCGGTGAGCCTGTCCGCATCGTGGAATGCGAGACCGGCTATAACACTGAGCGCGGCGTGGAATGCTACGAGTCCACCAAGGGCGAAGGCGCGTTGATTTATCAACCGCTGTCCACCGGCATCACCTATCAGCTGATCCCGAAAGCCACCGCTGACGAAATCCCGATCCACACCATGGGTTATGGCCGCACCTCGGCTGCCAATGGTGAAGTGTTCAACTGGGTGTTCAACTATCCGGCCAATTACTGGGATGCGGCCTCGGTCGCTGTGAATTATTTGCTGGATGAGAATGGCGGCGATCTGAACGGCAAATCTATCGCGCTAGTCTATCACAACTCGGCCTATGGCAAAGAACCGATCCGCACGCTTGAGGCATTGTCGGATATGCATGGGTTTGAATTGTCCCAATTGGCTGTGGATCATCCCGGTCAGGAACAAAAATCCCAGTGGTTGCAAATCCGTCGTGAGCGTCCGGATTATGTCCTGATGTGGGGTTGGGGCGTGATGAACCAGGTTGCCGTGCAAGAGGCCGCCAATATCGGCTTTCCGATGGAGAACTTCATTGGCAACTGGTGGGCTGGCGCGGAACATGATGTCACCCCAGCAGGCGCAGCGGCCAATGGTTATAAGTCGCTGAACATGAACCGCGTTGTCGATTACCCGGTGCTGGCTGAGATCACATCATTGGTGCATGACGCTGGTAATGCGGCCGGGGATGGATCGAACATGGGCTCGGTCCTGTATGTCCGGGGCATGTATGCTGCGATGCTGGCCGCCGAGGCGATTGCCAAGGCCCAGGAAATCCATGGCGTTGCGGATGTGACCCCGGCCATGGTTCGTGACGGTATGGAAGCACTGGAGATCACCGATGCGCGCATGGCCGAGCTGGGCATGGAAGGCATTGGGCCGGAGTTCAGTGTATCCTGCGCTGATCACGGCGGCGCTGGTCAGGGCCTTGTGCAGCAATGGAATGCCTCCAGCAGCACATGGGAGCCATTGACCGATTTCATAGCCCCTGATGATGCCGTCATCTCGCCCCTTGTGGCCGAGGATTCGGCCGCCTTTGCCGCAGAAAACAGCATCACCCCGGGGTGCCTGTAA
- a CDS encoding branched-chain amino acid ABC transporter permease: MLYREAGDFKTSYVADNQTFPIKFDRIGFWATMVVAFGVIPFLINDYWANAIFVPFLIYAIAAIGLNILTGYCGQVSLGTGGFMAVGAYACYKLMTAFPDVSIIIHIILAGGITAAVGAAFGLPSLRIKGFYLAVATLAAQFFLVWLFNKVSWFYNYSASGQINAPERFVAGFAVTGPNTAPWAQYLICLVFLTLCALIARNLTRGTIGRTWMAIRDMDIAAEIIGVNPLKAKLTAFAVSSFFIGISGALFFAVYLGAVEVGEAFGIQKSFLVLFMIIIGGLGSLFGSFAGAAFLVILPVALKVVGVDWLGWPTDLVAHFQLVIIGALIMFFLIKEPHGLAQLWRLAKEKLRLWPFPY; the protein is encoded by the coding sequence ATGCTGTATCGCGAAGCTGGTGACTTCAAGACCTCTTATGTGGCCGACAATCAGACCTTTCCGATCAAGTTTGATCGGATCGGGTTTTGGGCCACGATGGTGGTGGCTTTTGGCGTTATCCCGTTCCTGATCAATGATTACTGGGCCAATGCGATTTTTGTGCCGTTTCTGATCTATGCGATTGCCGCGATTGGGCTGAATATCCTGACGGGCTATTGCGGACAGGTCAGCCTGGGCACGGGCGGGTTTATGGCTGTCGGGGCCTATGCCTGCTACAAACTGATGACCGCATTTCCGGATGTGTCCATCATCATTCACATCATTCTGGCCGGTGGGATCACGGCCGCTGTCGGGGCTGCCTTCGGCCTCCCCAGCCTGCGTATCAAGGGCTTTTACCTGGCGGTGGCGACCCTGGCCGCGCAGTTCTTTTTGGTCTGGCTGTTCAATAAGGTCAGTTGGTTCTACAATTATTCGGCCTCGGGCCAGATCAACGCGCCAGAGCGTTTTGTGGCGGGCTTTGCCGTCACTGGCCCCAATACCGCCCCTTGGGCGCAATATCTGATTTGTCTGGTGTTCCTGACACTCTGTGCCCTGATTGCCCGCAACCTGACCCGCGGCACGATTGGCCGGACCTGGATGGCCATTCGCGACATGGATATCGCGGCCGAGATTATCGGGGTGAACCCGCTGAAGGCCAAGCTGACCGCCTTTGCGGTGTCATCGTTTTTTATCGGCATCTCGGGCGCGTTGTTCTTTGCGGTCTATCTGGGCGCGGTTGAGGTGGGCGAGGCCTTTGGCATTCAAAAGTCGTTCCTCGTCCTGTTCATGATCATCATTGGCGGCCTTGGCAGCCTTTTTGGCAGCTTTGCGGGTGCCGCTTTTCTGGTGATCCTGCCCGTGGCGCTGAAGGTTGTGGGCGTCGATTGGCTGGGCTGGCCCACCGATCTGGTCGCCCATTTCCAATTGGTGATTATCGGCGCGCTGATCATGTTCTTTTTGATCAAAGAACCGCATGGCCTGGCCCAGCTTTGGCGTCTGGCGAAGGAAAAACTGCGGCTCTGGCCGTTTCCATATTGA